A section of the Alkalihalobacillus sp. LMS39 genome encodes:
- a CDS encoding YaiI/YqxD family protein has protein sequence MQTKKRIVYVDADSCPVKQEIMVIAQELNYEVIFVTSYSHHGTKMEASQTVFVDNEKEAVDMYIVNHAKSHNVVVTQDHALASILLPKKARVLSPRGIIFSEERIESMLEERHFSQKQRRAGAKTKGPKKFTDEDRNQFCNSFRRILSQEEGK, from the coding sequence ATGCAAACTAAGAAACGGATCGTTTATGTTGATGCAGATTCATGTCCAGTAAAACAAGAAATCATGGTAATTGCTCAAGAGTTAAATTATGAAGTGATTTTTGTAACATCCTATTCTCATCATGGAACAAAGATGGAAGCAAGTCAAACTGTCTTTGTCGATAATGAAAAAGAAGCAGTAGATATGTATATTGTCAATCATGCGAAAAGTCATAATGTTGTTGTGACACAAGACCATGCATTGGCATCGATCCTACTTCCGAAAAAAGCGAGAGTCTTATCACCAAGAGGCATAATCTTTTCTGAAGAAAGAATCGAGAGCATGCTTGAAGAACGGCATTTTTCTCAAAAACAAAGGAGGGCAGGAGCCAAGACGAAAGGTCCGAAGAAGTTCACGGACGAGGACCGAAATCAATTTTGTAATTCTTTTCGAAGAATTTTGTCTCAGGAAGAAGGGAAATGA